TCTCAAGTCTCACAAATTGCTCCACACGGGCGAATTCTTCGCCTGCACCGTTTCGGGGTGTAACCATGTAAGCAACCGCAAGGAGAACATGAAGCTGCACATAGAGACGCACAAGCAGGGACGGGACTTTATATGCGAAATATGTGGCTGCAACTTTAGCCAGAGCAAGAACCTCAAGCGGCACGCTCTCAAGCACACGGAGAACGGGCCGAATCGCTACAAATGCCAGCTATGTGGCTTTAGTAGTCATCGTTCCGACAAGATGAAGGAGCATGTGCAGCGTGTCCACACCGAGAAGGCTGTACAACTGGAACTCTCCGAATCGGTGGATAGTTCATTCGAGAACAAAATGCCAGATGATTTCGACCTGCCCATGATCCAAGACACTCTGCCGCCGGTTAGAAAGAAGCAAAGAGAACCCAAGGGTTCGCGCAAGCAGACAGTTAAAGGAACTCCATCAAGCGAGAAGCGCCTTAAAACGCTGCTGCCCAAAGAAAGTGTTAAAAAGGATAGCCCCTCAGTTTGAAAAGTCGTTAAACCGATTGATAATTTATTGTGGAAGGCTGTAGAGTCAATTACAATGTAAGGGGAATGCTTTCTTATCGAGGAATGTGATAACGATTCCGTTGTATTGCGTCGTTTCTCTCGAAGCAGGTGGAACTTTCCGGCAAGTGACTAATGAACCATAACCAGAGCAATAGTTGACAATGTGTACAATCTTATCAGACCGAAGGAGGGAGGTCTGTACGTAACAAGTGTTGTTTTTACAAAAACAATTAGACCAAAACGAATTAAAAgctttatttaaaaaataaacaaaaatggatTGAAGAGAACTGGGTCAGCGTATCGGTTCGTTCTGACAAGCCCACCTCTACgtgcacacacatatttagATATCTGCGTACGATCACGTTTCCCtatcaaaaaccaaaaatagtaTTTCAAATGTAACGGAAAATTTTCGATGATGCAATTTGAAATGCACCCTCGGGGTCATACGAGGGCCCGCCAAGGTGGGTGGCAAGCGTAAAGTTTACATAACAACCGCCTGCCCCACCAGTTGTTTGAAAACGTGTGTATTATGAGAATATtctgaaaacatttaaataaatggacaaggcaaagaaaatatgtttggcgctgtgtttttttgtttaccgCGCACTTTGTAAATACATACttataacaacaaaaattaaattgcgcAGCAAAAATCtttgggagagagagcaaaagagagaattATACCGGGCATGGTGCTGCCACACAGTTGGTAAATATTAAGAAGACTTGGTAAAGCTAAAATATTCCTTGTatcaccaaaaacaacaagtaTCTTAAGTGATATTAAATTTATACTACTTTCTAAAACAAAACTATtccatttaaaaaattataagCCTTTATTGAGCCCACAAAACACATTTGACGCAGCCAGTCTGGCAGCCCCACGTGAGAGCTTTTAGTGTTCCTCTCTCTGCGCTCCCTGACAGCACAAGCTTGGCGTATATAAAGGTCCGACATAGCAGTGAAAATTTTAATAAGTTTTCTATAGCGAGGAGGGGAAAGTATTACTGTGAAAAATTCGTCCAAACTTGCAGCCAAAAGGCCACagcagagaaagaaaaaaaccaagGAAACGCATTATATTGCAGTTcgttttattcaaatttaaagAAAACTCACGCAACCATGTCCGAGTCGCATTTTGATGAGTACGAGCACTACAACTTCGACTATGACAAGCATATCTTCTCTGGCCACGGCGGCAAGCAACGCTCCAAGAAGGAGGCCTCTGTGCACACCAACCATTTTGACCCCTCCGGTCACTCAAGGAAAATCCTAACCAAGCTCAtgaacaccaacaccaacaacattAAGAAGGCTTGCAAAAACTGATGCAGGGCTGCCGCTAACGCGGAatcaaagaaaggaaaggagtTGAAGAGAGTCGAAAACGAAGAAATAATCGAATTTAAGTTACTAAAAGGCAAACGTGAAGAAAAGGCAACAagaagaaattgaaaatcaaagcaGCGCAGCGGGCTGTCGCAGTTGCGTTTgtgggaagagagagagtgaggaggAGAGGACCGCAACAGCCACTGGAAGTACACGCATTGCATTTCCATGAAGCAGGCGGAGAAAcggaaaaaacatttttgtgaacactataatatttttatttgcttatagtttcacaaacaaaaaaatattactctTAGCTTAACTATTTCCTAAACTTAATTCCGACTTACAATTTCTAGATAATAAGCCATAGCGAGTTTCACATTATGAAGTTTGATTTAGATATTAAATACACAATAAAGAGAAACACAATACTgaatttattgtatatttgatTGAGAACTTTCCAGAAACCCACACAACATAGCCTCTCTCAGgtgttgcatttgctttattttgtcGAGAACTTTCCAGTATTTCGAATGAACGCTCTCTCAGGTGGTATTTGTGTTCATATTAATACACACATGTTtgaacgtacatatgtatacatacatatgcagaaGGTGTGTTCACAAAAGGTGAGACATCAACTTGTGTTTGGTTTCCCACTCTCttacagacagacacacacaaacgaaatgAACTAAACAGTTAGAGGCAAACAACTACAAGCTCTCACCTTAAATGAATTCACCTTGTCGTCGAATGTTGCGTTCCGCCCTTCCACCCCCTCACAAGTGCCTACGAACGATTTGAGTGCATATTTATAGCCTTTTAGTTGAACTCATTTGCACTCAGCTGGCCGATCTTCAAGTATCAGCGGCGACCGCCAATGCAATTGTTACACCGagtgttttctttgttttcagTTATCAACGAAGCCACTTGCAATATCACACGAAAACAGACATacgttcatacatatgtacatacatacatacatacatatgtatttagaaATTGCTTTCAAAACGGAAATATCTCCGCGACCTTCCATTAAAGTTCAAAGCTTACACgcgtatgcatacatacatacatacgtagatatgtatgaatgtatttcTTCCGCTTACATGAGGTAATAAGAAAGCTAAAAAAGAATAATGTATGAATATGTTTAGTGGCAAGGTGGGATCGCTTCAATTTTCGATTCTCGAAAAATCCATGTAAAACtattaacatatttttttctgtattaAACTTGTGTTGCAAAATCTTTTCGTGGCAGGTCCACTCTAATGGaattctctcgc
The sequence above is a segment of the Drosophila subobscura isolate 14011-0131.10 chromosome U, UCBerk_Dsub_1.0, whole genome shotgun sequence genome. Coding sequences within it:
- the LOC117902391 gene encoding nuclear protein 1, which produces MSESHFDEYEHYNFDYDKHIFSGHGGKQRSKKEASVHTNHFDPSGHSRKILTKLMNTNTNNIKKACKN